A window of the Lepisosteus oculatus isolate fLepOcu1 chromosome 14, fLepOcu1.hap2, whole genome shotgun sequence genome harbors these coding sequences:
- the LOC138242464 gene encoding uncharacterized protein has translation MRSALPSLMAPLLIWALGSAQGQQLFSSEGGTVSLPCDGVSSCDSVSWKYNTGSGSETQLIEKGQVVTTQTDRAGRLTVLSDCSLHIHNLKKEDTGQYTCGLYSTRKKTVSLSLLSVNFSLMGEILSLYCRLYPDVDSAKCNKTKNLRLTWVDEQGAELKDRRFRIIVSPCESVLTMKLRDFNRDQAWRCDLREEDELKASVQYRHSERPAVPGSREVFAPEGGSLHLPCLLTADLEGGEKLVWTFQRFNTSLSETLYTLVRVGTPLKGQTVDDRVQMAQNTSLLISQVRTQDSGVYKCSRYQDTKLLQDHQSVALNTLSVSADHTGEVQQGSNITLTCSLTCGLGCGHTELSWRDSTGVPLQGGASERTGQTVRARIVRQPQGPERILCIAIGDGAEITSIQEWTIDLKDKDTPGPSAGPSNPLWTVLVPLVLAVVLVSAAVGLCVWRGRKRRMRKEQSVGQSPGPNTGETPYDEVKPAAGGQVTPATADENYASVTFNPGPGGAGPAGGGDAVIYSAVKAGS, from the exons ATGAGGTCGGCGCTGCCCTCTCTGATGGCTCCTCTCCTGATCTGGGCGCTGGGCTCCGCGCAGG GTCAGCAGCTGTTCTCCTCTGAAGGAGGGACTGTCTCCCTGCCTTGTGATGGAGTCAGCAGCTGCGATTCAGTTTCCTGGAAATACAACACTGGGTCTGGGTCCGAGACACAGCTGATCGAGAAAGGACAGGTTGTTACCACGCAGACAGACAGGGCTGGGAGACTGACGGTACTGTCTGACTGCTCCCTACACATACACAACCTGAAGAAGGAAGACACTGGACAGTACACCTGTGGTCTTTATTCCACTAGAAAAAAGACCGTCTCTCTCAGCCTGCTCTCTG tCAATTTCAGCTTGATGGGAGAAATCCTGTCACTGTACTGCAGACTGTATCCTGATGTTGACAGTGCCAAATGTAACAAGACCAAGAACCTGAGACTGACCTGGGTGGACGAGCAGGGCGCAGAGCTGAAAGACCGGAGATTCAGGATCATAGTGTCTCCGTGTGAGTCTGTCCTGACCATGAAGCTCCGTGATTTTAATCGAGACCAGGCGTGGAGGTGTGATCTGAGAGAGGAAGACGAGCTGAAGGCGTCAGTGCAGTACAGACACTCAG AACGTCCCGCGGTCCCGGGTTCGAGAGAGGTGTTCGCCCCTGAGGGCGGCTCCCTCCACCTCCCCTGTCTGCTGACCGCTGACCTGGAAGGTGGAGAGAAGCTGGTCTGGACCTTTCAGAGATTCAATACCAGCCTCAGTGAGACACTCTATACCCTCGTACGTGTGGGAACTCCTCTCAAAGGGCAGACAGTAGATGACAGAGTCCAGATGGCACAGAACACATCACTGCTGATCTCTCAGGTCCGGACCCAGGACAGCGGCGTCTACAAGTGTTCACGTTATCAAGATACAAAGCTTCTGCAAGACCATCAGAGCGTCGCTCTGAACACGCTGTCAG TGAGCGCCGATCACACTGGAGAGGTGCAGCAGGGCTCCAACATCACCCTGACCTGCTCCCTCACCTGCGGGCTGGGCTGTGGCCACACGGAGCTGAGCTGGAGGGACAGTACTGGGGTCCCACTGCAGGGCGGCGCCAGTGAGCGAACAGGGCAGACCGTCAGAGCCAGGATTGTCCGTCAGCCCCAGGGGCCTGAGAGGATCCTGTGCATCGCGATCGGAGACGGAGCAGAGATCACCTCCATCCAGGAGTGGACCATCGACCTGAAGGACAAAGACACACCTGGACCCAGTGCAG GCCCGTCCAACCCGCTGTGGACAGTACTGGTTCCACTGGTCCTTGCGGTCGTGCTGGTCAGCGCCGCAGTCGGGCTGTGCGTCTGgagggggaggaagaggaggatgaGGAAGGAGCAGTCCGTGGGTCAGAGCCCGGGCCCAAACACAG GAGAGACCCCCTACGACGAAGTCAAACCGGCTGCAGGGGGGCAGGTGACCCCGGCGACCGCCGACGAGAACTACGCCAGCGTGACCTTCAACCCCGGGCCCGGGGGGGCGGGGCCGGCGGGGGGCGGAGACGCCGTCATTTACTCCGCCGTCAAGGCCGGCAGCTAG
- the tmem268 gene encoding transmembrane protein 268: protein MAESPGQPERPADGVVISVRAEGPAASDNRSEGSGTHLHANARSNGQVLLACPSTCPWAPRFDLALCRDLLAAKGVQIPVQEFDRPFLNALDSPSIRRYLLFNSTLFQLFLAPAVYMVIWCGLYSSLHLYLSSLVERRFWLFCLSVSVLAVLLTSLVLLILGQNNRKINMNTDVRLIQANEVLSQHELLTGVWDTVQNCSSLHQLLFVHFDLSGCRARLTELLEEQSFVRAQLQSKLHQRLAHLLLLVKVATPDPEGSAEAADSEETPLLLSGGEQEPARDSARGQQREPQLSKSYSLVPEGTPEEMAHRLLLTYGAVYVRLLAARGLPSEERPLHVRRTNTPCLCQYVEKAVLR from the exons ATGGCCGAGAGCCCCGGTCAGCCGGAGAGGCCAGCCGACGGGGTGGTCATCTCGGTGAGGGCCGAGGGGCCCGCGGCCTCCGACAACCGGTCCGAGGGCAGCGGGACCCACCTGCACGCCAACG CCCGGAGCAACGGCCAGGTGCTGCTGGCCTGCCCGTCCACCTGCCCCTGGGCCCCTCGCTTCGACCTGGCTCTGTGCAGAGACCTGCTGGCCGCGAAGGGTGTTCAG ATCCCGGTCCAGGAATTCGACCGACCCTTCCTGAACGCCCTGGACAGCCCTTCGATCAGACGCTACCTCCTGTTCAACTCCACCCTCTTCCAACTCTTCCTGGCCCCA gcTGTGTACATGGTGATCTGGTGTGGCCTCTACTCCTCGCTCCATCTGTACCTCAGCAGCTTGGTGGAGAGGAGATTCTGGCTGTTCTGCCTGTCGGTCAGTGTCCTGGCTGTCCTGCTCACCTCACTGGTCCTCCTCATCCTCGGTCAAAACAACAGGAAG ATCAACATGAACACTGACGTGAGGCTGATCCAGGCCAACGAGGTGCTGAGCCAACACGAGCTCCTGACTGGAGTCTGGGACACGGTGCAGAACTGCTCCAGCCTCCATCAA CTGCTCTTTGTCCACTTTGACCTGTCCGGCTGCCGGGCCAGGCTGACCGAGCTGCTGGAGGAGCAGAGCTTCGTCCGGGCTCAGCTGCAG TCCAAGCTGCACCAGAGACTCGCCCACCTCCTGCTGCTCGTGAAGGTCGCGACCCCCGACCCCGAGGGGTCGGCGGAGGCCGCGGATTCGGAGGAGACCCCCCTGCTGCTGAGCGGAGGGGAGCAGGAGCCGGCCCGCGATTCCgcccgcggccagcagagggaGCCCCAGCTGAGCAAGAGCTACAGCCTGGTGCCCGAGGGGACCCCCGAG GAGATGGCCCATCGCCTCCTGCTCACCTACGGCGCCGTCTACGTGAGGCTCCTGGCGGCCCGCGGGCTGCCCTCCGAAGAGCGCCCCCTGCACGTCAGGAGGACCAACACCCCCTGTCTCTGTCAGTACGTAGAGAAGGCCGTGCTGAGATAG